The following nucleotide sequence is from Podospora bellae-mahoneyi strain CBS 112042 chromosome 1 map unlocalized CBS112042p_1, whole genome shotgun sequence.
TAGATCGATGGGAGATCAACGCACAGGTTCCAGGTCCGCGACGACTACCGACAAGGCAAGATGAATCCGCACAGTGCAagaccaaggccaacaaTCACGGTGCCTCCACATCTTGCCCCTGTCTAGCGACCTTCCAAACCGCTGGTACCGGAGGACATTGGACATGCTTCCGTTTGATTTCCACGCACAACACCCGCACACCCGCAAGAGAGATGAGAAGACAGTTACACTGCATCTGTCGATGGCAAGTAATCCCACGCACTTGGCGGTGACACATGGGAGCGGGCTACGGCGGTATAGCAAATTGCCAGACGTGGCCAGGATCGCTGGAAATGCTCGTCATAAACTAATAAACTTGTTGGAGTTGTGTTGTGGTCAAGGTACCGTTTACCGTAGTCGGCGTTAGCAGATGGCAAGGACACTGTCCGTCTCAGGTCTGTTAGTGCCTTCCCAGCCTGCCGCCATAACAATATCTTTGTTGCGCCTGCCCGCACGACCTCGAACTCTTTCCATTCCTGCCATATGCTCATGTCTGGTTGAGCTCTCTCTGTCTCCCATCTTGtatcttcttctcgtcctctGTCTCCCCTTCTCacggccccctccccaccatcattgATACTGGTCCATCACTCCAGTCTGCCTCCAGCTGTTAGTACTttccctcctcgtcatcagtATCCTCTTTGAACCCGCCACCTACCACCCAAGGCCGCCGTTTGCCCACCTCCACCTGTCTCTTGTCTGTCTCCAGCTGTACAGTATATTATTACCGAGGTGTACGAATCCCGTACTCGGTTCCCTACCGCCACGCCTGTCTGTTCTCGCAGGTGCTTTCGGCTCTCGGGCATACTGAGCCTGCGATTGATCTGCACGCCATTTGCCAAGACATCGACTTCGAGAAGCCTGGGGGCGCCCCTCAAATACCGCCGAGTCTTATATCCATCGCTACCTCAAAAGGGCGTGAAAAAGAATCACCATTACACCCTCATAAACACCACCGAGGCACCGCCGAACCATATCTTATCCTCGACGGTACTCCTCTGGGCTGTTTTGGCTGGCGCGCATGGCTCTGTGATACCCTCTGTCGACAGCAGGAATTAGTCATTGGCCGTACCACGGTCCCCTAACAGGCCTAACACTTACACACGACTTCTGTTTCTTGGCGGTCGATTCTGAGCCGCTGAACGGTCGACCCCCAACAAGCGGAACCGACGCCGTTATAACTCGCTGACCCTAGCCTTTAAACCTGAATCCACTGGGGTCAAACGCCTCCAGAAAGAAAGCGACGCCCCCGTGCCTGTGGGCTACGAAGTACTGGGTGGTTGACCTTCCAGGTTGAGAGTGCGTGCCGAAACTCTAGCTTCAGGTCTCGCATTGAGCCGAGAGGAGCATTATTATTATAACTCGAGGTCAGTTCCCTCCCCATatgctcttcttctcccgtcTCATCCTTTCCATTGAAGCCCCCCAAGagcccccccaaaaccgcaCTGCTCTCCCCCACCTGGATATTGGGCATCAAGCAGCTGCCAGCACCCCGTCGTCCAACCGTTTCCAGTGGGCACTAACTAGAGCAACAGTGGAGGAAACAAACCCTCCCGCATCCGAGGCTAGGCAGCGCTCCCCACAACAAGGCCCTCTTTTGCCATGCAACATCCCATGTCGAGTTCACTCATCAATTCCACAGCGAGCCCCGAGCCTGCGGAGCCATCGGGGACTGGCCAAAATACTCTCACAACTCTCACTAATAATATTTGTCCCAATCGCGCATCACCTTTGGCCTCTGCCTCCAGTGAttcgccttcctctctcaACAATTCGTCGTCACGTTCACCATCCTTGACGCCTCAGCCGGCCACTCCCAAATCTCCCACCTCTGGCCTTTTTGTCCCCGCGCCCCCAAAGTCGCATTTCGTTGACATCGCATCGCTCCCGCCTCAAGATCCCCAGAATACCGATTTTGATTTTCTGCTCGATTGCAGCGACGACGTCGCCGCCTCTGCTGCCCTGTCCAATCACGAAGCGATACCAACAAGCAACACGCCAGGTATACCAGATATCGACATGGCGACCGGCTCCGTCTACGACTCAGGCCTCGGCCGCAGTCGACAGGACTCGTTTGTCGGCGCAAGGCCCATCTCCAtgaccaaccccaaccgcaCTCGCCGGGACTCGAATAACATTGGACCCGGCAGTCTGATGGGTGGTATGAGCTGGGGTGGTATCTCTTTGGGGAGTTTTGTCAAGGACGAGTAAGTGTTATTTATCCATGTTAGCATTCTCACGGGGCCTCTTTCGCGCACGCTGGTTGCGGCGCACCCCGCCACTGCGTCTACATCACTTATAACTGAAAACTTGAATCATGCTTTCGATCAGGTGTGACTGATACATACCTTGCAGAATAATGATGGCCGGCACTTCTCCATATCCGACACATCAGTCACCATCGTTCCACTCATCGTCCTATATGCCCAAGCTGGAAGCATCCTTTATGCGCGACTTTATCTGCTGCGAGACGACGTGGGATACCCTTCATGATCTGCTCCAGCATTATGAGGAGCAGCATACTAACCTCACGGGAAACTCCACGTTGGGGCCTGGGTTCGGCGGGAACTTCACGCGTGGTCCTGCCAGTCGTGCAACTTCTGTTGCACCTTCAGTCAGaccacagcagccaacacAACCGATGCATGGGTTCCAGCAACAGCGCCAGCCTGGTACTGGCGCCAGCAACCTGGGCGCTGGTGGATTCGGTATGATGCGACAGCAGGCGGCTCCGGTCGCGCCCAAGGTCAACCACATGTCTCACCTCAACGACGAGATGGATGCAGTTGGCGACATGGAAATGGATGATGCTGTCGGGCACATGGATATGGACGACAGCCAACGTATACAGCAGACCCGTCACCTCTTtggtcagcagcagcgcccCCAGCTTCATCTTAATGCCTCGGGGCTTCCTCATCAAGCGTTGCGCACTTCGcagccaccaacaccagctgCTCAGAGCTTTGGATTCCAGAACAATCCTACCGTCTCTTCGGTCAACACACCAACACTGACGACTCACCAAGGCCTGCCCCAGCGCGGACAACAGTTCTCACAAGATAACGCtatggaggaggatgatgatatgtCAGGCCTGCCCATGAAGCTTAACACCAACAACTTGGCGCCTCTAGGCGGTTTTCCGTTcaatatcaacaacaccatcgacgACCCTGCGAAGCGCCTTTACAGCCCCGGGGGTTCTTCGGCTCAGATGACCAGCCAGCAACGAGCCATGGAACAGCAGTTGCAAATGCAGCAGCAAGTGCAGCAGCAGTTGGTGAGCATGAATCTTGACTACAGCCAACTGCCACCGGGCATGGATCCAACCACGCTTCTTCAGCACTTCACTGCGCTGATGATGCCACCACCCGAAGAGCACAAGCCGTTCAAGTGCCCCGTCATCGGCTGTGAGAAAGCCTACAAGAACCAAAACGGCTTGAAGTAAGTAACCATTAAAACAGTGCAACCGATCCAGGTGATATGTTGCTGACTCAAATTCTAGGTATCACAAGACACATGGGCATTCAACCCAGCAGCTCCACGAGAATGGCGACGGCACATTCTCCATCGTCAATCCTGAGACTCATGCGCCCTATCCAGGCACCCTGGGTATGGAAAAGGAGAAACCCTTCAAGTGCGAAGTCTGCGGCAAGCGGTACAAGAACCTGAACGGTCTAAAATACGTAAGCAAACACCTCACAGCAAGTTCTATAAAGCTCTGAACACTAACGTATCTTCGTCCAGCACAAGCAACACTCCCCACCGTGCGACCCGGAACTTCGAGCTCAGCAGCAGAACCTCTTTTCCAGCATGATGCAGAATCCCGCAGGATTTATGGCCATACAGCAGAATCTTCCCAATATCAACGAAGACAACAATCATTAAGCGTGGCATTCCGACTCGGTATCTCTTATGCAACAATGGTATCCTGCTGAGCGATTCGCCTCCTTATCCTACGGCATAAACATACttgccttcttcaccatTTTTTCCTGGTTCGGGTACTTTTGCATTTCTCCTGCATCATGCGGTCTGGCGTTTTCCTGGTGGTCCTGGGCGTGGGAGGGGacgactttttttttccgaGTAAAGCGCACGCGGGAAGGCTGTCTGCGGATCTATATACCCCAAAGCATAGACTGGATTTCAGACTGATACCCCGTTGtcctctttttgtttctttcatTTTTATCCCTTTCTCGCATTGGTCTTTTCTGTTGACTGGTTTGAGGCCAATCAAAAGACTGGCCGACGATAACGATACGCACAACATAGAGGAGACCTGCTTTTTCCCCCCACCGAGACAGCGTTTTAGAGCGAGAAAGGAGAGAGCCCGGAAGAGACGAAGACCACGAACCGAACGAATACCATTAGACCTGGGGGTTCTGACGACAACAAAAAATGGTGTTGGGAGAgtgcgagggagaggaacaAAATTGGGGTGGTGATATTTGGGATGGTTGCAAAAAACTCGGCGCggagaggtgaagaaggggaactAACGTTATACACTCGTTATTTCACCAGTAATAATCACTAATTGAGGACCTTACGGCTGGACTAGCTGGGCTGGACTGGTTTAGGGGGGCTTGGGGTGTgtgtttggtttttttttttttgagagTGCGAGGAGGCGGGAAAGAACAGGCTGTTGTGCGCGAGTGATGAAGCGAGCAAGCCAgcgaggagttggggagaAAGGGGATGTGTGCTTTTTTGTTTGCTGATTTTATTTGTGttccttttttctctctctcttatTTTCATTGTGGTTTCTTTGGCTTTCTGTGGATGGGACCCCAAAACGGCGAGGCGTATGAGGCATCAAGAAGTTTCATGGAAGGGAGACAAGTATGAGAAATGTGTGGTATGATGAGGGTAGAAGGAGGGGATAGGTATATAAAACCTGGGCGTAAGTTTTTATCCCCTAAGATATGTttgagaagatgggggaaagaaagggagggggcgggggggtaGGTGGTACAGGTTGGCGCAATGTGGTGCAAAAAAAAATCGGTTGGGAAAAGTACTTGTGGGTTGTTGATTTCCGTCGGTTTCTCtttttgtcttcttttgatttgggtcttttttttgttttgggtggaggggaacaggagatgaagaaggctgcacttggctttttctttttttgtgtATGGTGATTTTGCTTGCTTGCAATTTGCTATttgctgcttgcttgcttgctgatGTAAaggttcttgttgttgttgtcggtggcTTCAGGGTTTTGGGATAAAGATAGAAATATCAAACTCTACTCTCGGTTTAAAATACGGGCGTGATGATTCTGGAACTGCGATATGAAAATTGGTTGGCTGTGTGGAGGtaatgatgatggttggcCGTGTCTGAGCTGACTGACTATCTAGGTGGTTTAGAGTGGAAATAAGGGTTGCTCATTGTGTTggttacacacacacacctgcTTTACACCCTTTATCCGAGGATAAGAAACAAAGCTGTGGGTTTTGCCAATCAGGATATCGTGatgctacctacctagcctGCTCTGTATAGGTGCCTTGTACCCCGACCTGAAAGGTAAAACttggtttggttgttgttgagaaaTGAATGGGAGCTGGTATACACTTGCATGTTGTGGGGTAATAACATGTTCAAGATCTATCAACCTTACTTTTGTTGAAAGACCTGTCGGCTGCCCTCAAAAGCCTTTATTCACAATAGCAGCCCCTAAAATTTTGTCCACAACCTGACTTGCCATACGCAATGATTCCTGGAGGGGATAATAGGTTGGTTGTGATATTTGCAACGATGCCTGAAGATGATGCTCTACACCAGTGGCCATCGTCCGTCCTCTCAGCCAACAACTTCCTAGACCAACCCCTGAAGCCCCCCAGACcaatcacccccctcaacccaccaccaacccacaaCACTAATGCACAACCAACACCCACGATCTCTTATGATTTGTGATATTAGTATTAACTAAGTGTATATATACTTTGCAAAGTCATCACTGGTCGTCCAcatacccccccttcccatctttCCCAGTGTCCGTGTTTTTgctttcccttcccttcctcccaaTGCAAATGCTTTCCCTTTTGTTCCAAGAAAGCACTCACTATAACTTGGTTCATCAATGACGACCGCAGACCCCAAACGCCACGAAACAACAACTCATCgcatccaacaacaacaacacataAGTCTaattcctcctctcccagtAAATGTTCGCGGGCTCCAATGGTCTCGAGAAGAGAGAGGCATAATCTGTGCCAATCACCTTGTCGCTGCCATCCACGTTTCTGAACTTGAAAGCGCGGACAATCTCAGCGGTGATAGTCTGAAGCTGCACATTGGCAAAGTGCTCGCCAATGCAACGATGTCTACCGGCGCCGAAGGGAAGGTAAGGAGACGCGGAGCCCTTGCTGACGAGACCATAGCCGTAATCgatcttctcttcctcttcctcgttgATCTCATCCTCATTGCGAACCATGCTAGGGGCCAGAGGGTGATCCTTCTGCCAGCGCGCGGGCTCCCACTTGTCGGGCTCGGGGAAGTACTGAGAGTCGGTCGCGGAAACACcgggggcggcgaggaggacgtgGTCGGTAGGGATGACATACTTGGTGCCGGGGACGGGCATGGGAGATTTGACGGCGCGCATGATGGAGTGGATAGGGGCGTGGAGGCGGAGAGTCTCCTTGACGATGGCCTGGTTGAGAGGGAGCTTGGCGAGATCCTCGTACttgagggggggaagatCCTTGCCAAGGTTGTCGATCTGTTCCTGGTAGAGAGCTTCCATAACATCAGGTCTGGAGGCGAGACGGCACATGATCCaggagctggtggatgaagaagagtGCTGGCCGGCCATCAACAAGGCAATCATCATGTGGGCGATTTCGTGATCGGGAACCTTGGTGCCGTTCTTGTAGGTGGAGTTCATGAGATGCTGCATCATATCCTTCtggccatcatcgccgcGAGCGCGACGGCGCTTCATTGTGTCCATGTAGATCTTGGCGACAGTTCGCTGGGCGTGATCACGGCGGTTGTTCCAGGGGAGGGGAGCCCAGTGAAGCATAAAGTTGATGGGAGAAAAGCCCATATCCAAGTCGTGGTAGAGGTCGGCAAGCTTCTCGTCGAACTGGTCGCGGATCTCCTTGCCCTGGAGCGCGTGAGAggcggtgaagatggtgatcTGAGCCATCTTGGGGCAGATGTTGACAACGCCAGACTGGCCCTTGAAGTCGGGGGTACGCTTGAGGTAGCTGGTAACCTCGtcggagatgatggggacaTAGGAGCGGAAAGCTTCGGTGGTGAGGGCAATCTTCATGAACTATTTTTCGGCGTGTCAGCTAACCAGAGTCTTGCAGCTGGCATCGTTCGATTGGAccaaccttcttctgctccatCAGCTTCGCATTGGGGCAGTCGTAGACAACATCCTTGCCGAAAACAGGGGTGGTGAGAACGGTGTAGATCTCCTCAGCATTCACGTCGCGAATCTTGCCGTTGAGAATGAAGTTGTTGCCCTCGGGGCCGACGTAGACGGTGGTCTTCTTGCCGAGAAGGATGAAGGTGAAGCAGTCGCCGTGCTGTCGTCAGAAACGGTTAGTACCCAGACGCGCGCGCATATGATGGCGATAGGAGCTTGCTCACCTTCTTTCTGTTCTCGTGGAAGAACTTGGGGGGATCCATGCCGTAGGTAATGGTGCTTCCAATGATAGGGAACCAGTGGAACACCATCGGTGGCTCGTTGGGGCTCTTGAACAGCACCTGCTTGAGCACATTGAGGACGACAGCCACAACCACAAAGGCGGCCGTCGCGACACCGATTTGCGATGCAAGTCCCAGCGTCGAGAAGCCCTCGAGCAGAGGGCCCGCGACATCCTGGAGGAAACCCATTCTGTCGGGGAGGGAAGATTAAAAAGAAGTAGAGAAAAAGAACGTGTCCAAGGCTGCTGGGAAATGCAACAAGCGCGCGTGCGAGATGCCAACAATCAAAGCCCAcggggaaagaaagagaagaatcTCGCGACCTTTAAGTAGAAGGAGCGAAGAACTTTTCTAGAGTTCATGTCATCAAGAAAAAGGGATGCGAATTGGCTTTTGGGTAGGTAATCTGCCCCTGCCACGGCAGCCCAGATTGGCCAATCAGGCGCTCCCCAAGAGCGGTTTCGTATTCGCATTCGCACGGTACCTGGGTACTTCGCATCCGTACGCTCCCACCGCACCGTTTACTCACATCATGCGATAGAAAGGCAACATCCGATCAAAGTTGCGCCAATGATTCCACGGCAATTACCGTTGACCACCACATATGCGCCGACCTTGGGAGAAGCTGGGCGCATTCTGGCTGTAAGCGAATGCCTTCATTTTTCGTTTCACCGTTCCTTCTCCTGAAGGACCGTCTTCTCTGCTCTCCATGTACAGACCGCCTGTGGGATATGGTGGCTTGGCTTAACCAGTTGTCCCGTACTTCGAACCTGCAGGGCGTGCTGTCATCGGATGAACCCTACCCACCTCATGCTGTGGAGTGCGGTGTGTCAACGCCCGTGGGCTCCGCTGACAAGTGCTATCGCAGATGTGCGATGGTagggtgttggtgatatTGAACATGTCGCTCTCTCTTCGTCACTTGACCCAACTTTACTCTCGGTGAGAGCTTCATACCGATACTGACCGTGCGCTTACACCCGGCATCTTCTCACCAAAGCGGCGAGTTGTGCCTCGTCAGTGGGTTCCGCTCCGTTGTTCGGATCACAAGTAGTGAAGACTGAGAACAAGGCGAGACACCCTCTCGAGAACAGGCGCATGAAGCGATATCGATTACAGTTTCCAAAGTAGCCTAGTGCCTAATGATACGTAGTAATAACACTGTTGCTTATTCATTTCATGTGATTTCCTATCCTTGGCTAAAatgacaacagcaacaacaacaacaacgacaccaaCGACATATCTATCGTCTTCTCCCTGTAAAACAACCAGCGAATGACTATTCCCGCTCCATGCAAAGTCTGAGCGCACCGCCCAAAACGTAAACGAAAAAGCGAATGAAGAGAAAGTATGTACAacttgaaaaagaaaaaagaaatcatgctaatgatgatgatgatgatgatgatgacaatggTAGATGCAACGAATGGCTcccatgtgtgtgtggtatATGGTAtcatctcctcttccactcctcccccccgttTTCAATAAAAAAGAATgtcctcttttcttttctcttaTGCCCCTTTACCCAAGCCTAAACgccaaaagcaaaaacagTGTCAtaacaacaaaagaaaactccTGCAaccgacaacagcaaacaacaacaacaacaacaacaacaacaacaacaaacacatTCAATCAagacccaaccaacccaagcCCCCATCCACAttcacccacctcccccccttgacactcccctcccccatcatcacccccaacaacctacACCCCAAACTACTAACCGTGCAAACCACCACATCGCTCGCCTCGGCCAGCACCGCCAAATCCATCATGTAAGCCCTCCCAACCAAGCTCCTAAGCCGGAGCGACTCagcccccacccccttttcctccttcttgtcatTATTCGCCGTCGGCACCCCCAAATTCCAAAACATGCCGGCATAaaacccaccctcccacccaaaaGCCTCATCCACAAACTTGTGCATCACGTTCCGAtccagctcctcttcctttccccccttgGGGAGCAGCTCATGCTTGGAAGCGAGCTTGATCCTATCCTGCgctctcaccaccctcttcccgTTGAGGTTGTCCTTCACTTCCTCAGAGTCATACACAAGCGGGTCGTCAGACGCGAGGATCATGAACGAGTGCTCACGCGCAAGCCGGTTTTCTTCTGCCGTGTCGTGGAAGATGCTGCCGGACGAGTTGAACTTGGAGGCGATGATCTCCTGCGCAAAGTCGGTGTAGACGTTCACAGGAAGGTACGAGCGCCTGTATTGGGGTTCAAACGGGTGGCGGTCGCCGCGGCGGATGTGAAGGCCGATGGAAAGACCAGATTGTGTGCCCTTGGTTTTGGGCACGAGACGCTTGGCGAGGAGCTTGCGGGTGCGGCTGTCGACGTGGCGGGCGTCTCCGGCGTTGAGGTGAAAGAGGGCTCTGAACCCGGAGCGAGCGAGCGCGAATTGcttcttgaggagggaggaatCGAGTGGTTCgaggggtggggaagagctggagaagatTCCCTCTGCtgaaggagggaggaggttggcaaAGACTTCGTGGGCGTTGGCAGCTGAGACGACCAGGTGACGTGCCTGAGGTGGGCAGGGGAGACGTTCATGATCAGGAGGTGGGGAGCAGTCTTGCGCGGGCGGCGCTTCAAAGATGTCGGAGTACTCTCCGTATGCCCATCTCGTGTCGTCGATGAAGAAACCAcggccttctttttcggCGAGACCATATGCGATCCAGAGCATCATGAGCGTTTTTCCCAGGCCAGCCTCGCCGGACTCGAGAACAAAAGTGAGGCTCTTCTTGCAGACAGGCTTCCCCGTGTTTGTtcctcccgctcccctcTTTGGCAAATAACCAGCTTCCTCAGCTTCTTGAACATCAATGAAGTCGTGATCGGGTGCCTCCGCCCCGAAGCTGAGTGAGACCTGCGGCAACCCGGACCCCTGAGATCGCAATTCCACCGCCCGGGCCGCTACCTGCTCACACCTCCCACACATGTCTGCGTAACCCTTCTGGGACAGTGGAAACGGTGTCCCTGGGGGTATCGATACTGTCCATTTCGCCTTACCTCGATGGTCGGTGATGACGATAGGCGTAGCGAAATCTGGCGCCCCCTTCTGCGATACCATCTCAACTCCACCGCTTCGTTTTGGCGGTGCTACTATCGGCTTCTCGGGGACTGACAGTCGTGTGTTATCAGCCGGTATCGGTATTTCCGGTCCAAAGAGGTAGGTAAGAACCTCGAGCGAGATCCAAAAGACAGCAAGAATGCTCAAAATCCGGATCGTATATCGAATGAGTCGTATTGGGCGTACGCCTAGGATCAATTTCCTCTGGGGGGGCTTTTTCGGTGGGGAGAGTGACGGAAGgcctggagatggtggtggtgagaataCCAAGTGGTTGAAGCTGAAGCGagaggatgtggatgatAGAGGGCCCTTTTCGGCGACATTGTACGAGGCTGCTCGTCGAAGGTTGATACGGGGCGGCAAGATGGCTTTGGCATGCGCCGTTCTACTGAGGTCAAGTGTTGGCGGCATGTTGAAgaacagaaacagaaaccAGGAAAGGAAAGTCTAGTGTTCGAAATCAAGAACTGGATAAGGCGACCGCAGGAAAAGTATACCGTTTGGAATACAATGAGCCGCCGCCCTGAAGCCCAGCGTTTGGAGCGGCGTTCTGCTCGTCTCTGTCGACACCGGCGTGCTGCTCTCCGTGTCCGGCAGAGGAGAATTGAAGAATTTCTGGTGGGGGTACCCGACCGGTGAGAATCGTCGAAGTCATAAGGGAGTTGCGATCTTGAGGTCGGGATCTTTGTCTTATCAGGGAGAGCTCAACTCCCAAGCCCTGATCCCGAAAAGACAAGTGACGTTTATGCCACCGGGATATCGTATCTTTCGTGGGCACGGATCAGGAACCCTTCAGAACACAGTCGTACAAGAGGGAGCGAGGCGCTTGCGGTCTTGTTACAAggcgacaacgacgacgtGGTGGACGGAATGGGCCGTTGGAGGCCGATATGGGGGCAGGACAGAGTGAAAGATGCAAGATGTTGATCGAATAGAATGGCGAGGGCGGCCAGCCGGATTTTCAGGTCCAGCAAAGAAGATCAGCGGCAGTGCCGGTGTCCCCCCCTTCTCGAGGtagggcggaggagaagaggtctTGCTTGAAGTGGACGGGCCGCTTGAACAGCCGAAGTGACCACCTGCCGAAGATCGCCACCAGTACGAACTAGGTAGGTGTTGGAAGTATCATCTAGAGGATTGACAAACGGTGTTCGACAGAAAATGAGAATGGCCAAATATCCCTCTCCGAAATGAGGGTGTGGGTTCGGTTCAACGAGCACTGGAGGGGTACCAGGCCAGGTTGTGCTACCTTTACCTGGGTCTCAGTCTC
It contains:
- a CDS encoding uncharacterized protein (EggNog:ENOG503P035) produces the protein MTSTILTGRVPPPEILQFSSAGHGEQHAGVDRDEQNAAPNAGLQGGGSLYSKRRTAHAKAILPPRINLRRAASYNVAEKGPLSSTSSRFSFNHLVFSPPPSPGLPSLSPPKKPPQRKLILGVRPIRLIRYTIRILSILAVFWISLEVLTYLFGPEIPIPADNTRLSVPEKPIVAPPKRSGGVEMVSQKGAPDFATPIVITDHRGKAKWTVSIPPGTPFPLSQKGYADMCGRCEQVAARAVELRSQGSGLPQVSLSFGAEAPDHDFIDVQEAEEAGYLPKRGAGGTNTGKPVCKKSLTFVLESGEAGLGKTLMMLWIAYGLAEKEGRGFFIDDTRWAYGEYSDIFEAPPAQDCSPPPDHERLPCPPQARHLVVSAANAHEVFANLLPPSAEGIFSSSSPPLEPLDSSLLKKQFALARSGFRALFHLNAGDARHVDSRTRKLLAKRLVPKTKGTQSGLSIGLHIRRGDRHPFEPQYRRSYLPVNVYTDFAQEIIASKFNSSGSIFHDTAEENRLAREHSFMILASDDPLVYDSEEVKDNLNGKRVVRAQDRIKLASKHELLPKGGKEEELDRNVMHKFVDEAFGWEGGFYAGMFWNLGVPTANNDKKEEKGVGAESLRLRSLVGRAYMMDLAVLAEASDVVVCTVSSLGCRLLGVMMGEGSVKGGRWVNVDGGLGWLGLD
- the ERG11 gene encoding Lanosterol 14-alpha-demethylase (EggNog:ENOG503NW9W; COG:Q), coding for MGFLQDVAGPLLEGFSTLGLASQIGVATAAFVVVAVVLNVLKQVLFKSPNEPPMVFHWFPIIGSTITYGMDPPKFFHENRKKHGDCFTFILLGKKTTVYVGPEGNNFILNGKIRDVNAEEIYTVLTTPVFGKDVVYDCPNAKLMEQKKFMKIALTTEAFRSYVPIISDEVTSYLKRTPDFKGQSGVVNICPKMAQITIFTASHALQGKEIRDQFDEKLADLYHDLDMGFSPINFMLHWAPLPWNNRRDHAQRTVAKIYMDTMKRRRARGDDGQKDMMQHLMNSTYKNGTKVPDHEIAHMMIALLMAGQHSSSSTSSWIMCRLASRPDVMEALYQEQIDNLGKDLPPLKYEDLAKLPLNQAIVKETLRLHAPIHSIMRAVKSPMPVPGTKYVIPTDHVLLAAPGVSATDSQYFPEPDKWEPARWQKDHPLAPSMVRNEDEINEEEEEKIDYGYGLVSKGSASPYLPFGAGRHRCIGEHFANVQLQTITAEIVRAFKFRNVDGSDKVIGTDYASLFSRPLEPANIYWERRN
- the SFP1 gene encoding Transcriptional regulator of ribosomal biogenesis proteins (EggNog:ENOG503NZS8; COG:D; COG:K) yields the protein MQHPMSSSLINSTASPEPAEPSGTGQNTLTTLTNNICPNRASPLASASSDSPSSLNNSSSRSPSLTPQPATPKSPTSGLFVPAPPKSHFVDIASLPPQDPQNTDFDFLLDCSDDVAASAALSNHEAIPTSNTPGIPDIDMATGSVYDSGLGRSRQDSFVGARPISMTNPNRTRRDSNNIGPGSLMGGMSWGGISLGSFVKDEIMMAGTSPYPTHQSPSFHSSSYMPKLEASFMRDFICCETTWDTLHDLLQHYEEQHTNLTGNSTLGPGFGGNFTRGPASRATSVAPSVRPQQPTQPMHGFQQQRQPGTGASNLGAGGFGMMRQQAAPVAPKVNHMSHLNDEMDAVGDMEMDDAVGHMDMDDSQRIQQTRHLFGQQQRPQLHLNASGLPHQALRTSQPPTPAAQSFGFQNNPTVSSVNTPTLTTHQGLPQRGQQFSQDNAMEEDDDMSGLPMKLNTNNLAPLGGFPFNINNTIDDPAKRLYSPGGSSAQMTSQQRAMEQQLQMQQQVQQQLVSMNLDYSQLPPGMDPTTLLQHFTALMMPPPEEHKPFKCPVIGCEKAYKNQNGLKYHKTHGHSTQQLHENGDGTFSIVNPETHAPYPGTLGMEKEKPFKCEVCGKRYKNLNGLKYHKQHSPPCDPELRAQQQNLFSSMMQNPAGFMAIQQNLPNINEDNNH